The Eremothecium cymbalariae DBVPG#7215 chromosome 8, complete sequence genome has a window encoding:
- the ERO1 gene encoding ER oxidoreductin (similar to Ashbya gossypii ADL348W), protein MKLWYTVIGVVVLAGAGLAEESRHAGLGSENGMMSGTVHGSANFCKMDKDELIGSTCDTTLREINEINSRIRPDLERLIRTDFFKYFKLDLYKECPFWDDNGGYCVNRACAVDVVEDWDRLPDIWQPEALGGLDEKTVKPEDVEDDECAFMDELCSREISSKLIGDIDYCDVDDFTKEGSVLVDLTANPERFTGYGGEQSSQIWSAIYKENCFTLGERGLCLAKDVFYRLVSGLHASIAAHLSNDYMNTVTGKWGPNLELFMTRVGNFPERVSNIYFNFAVVAKALWKIQPYLEHIDSCTAYDNGVKSMINNVVSQLHSSIFNEDLLFQDDFSSIMKDDFRTRFKNVTKIMDCVHCDRCRMWGKVQTTGYATSLKILFEIDSNDEERKQHVVDKLTKYEVIALFNTFDRISKSVAFIANFEKMYNERLHTGNNESVPLFQTDNFFELLDSQRNLLVPPEISLQDTNAPPPSAQSLSDDEELNKFVDIKLPPKSVKNRNGAHKAKGKWRTAWEVEIGNIKEALRFIWKSYVNFPRNICKIILVNMNRWFNKFIGVTNYLDETEHTYIYF, encoded by the coding sequence ATGAAGCTGTGGTATACCGTAATTGGAGTTGTAGTACTTGCAGGGGCGGGATTGGCTGAGGAGTCCAGGCATGCTGGTTTGGGAAGTGAAAATGGGATGATGTCGGGCACTGTCCATGGATCAGCAAATTTCTGCAAGATGGACAAGGACGAGTTGATTGGTTCTACATGCGATACGACGTTGCGGGAAATCAATGAGATCAATTCTAGGATCAGGCCAGATTTGGAAAGGCTGATTCGCACAGattttttcaagtatttCAAGCTTGATTTGTACAAAGAATGTCCGTTCTGGGATGATAATGGTGGGTATTGTGTTAATAGAGCGTGCGCGGTAGATGTAGTTGAAGACTGGGATAGGCTACCTGATATTTGGCAGCCAGAGGCACTTGGCGGTTTAGATGAAAAGACAGTAAAGCCTGAGGATGTAGAAGATGACGAGTGTGCATTTATGGATGAACTGTGTTCGAGAGAAATATCGTCGAAGTTAATTGGCGACATAGATTATTGTGATGTGGACGACTTCACTAAGGAGGGCTCTGTCCTTGTGGACTTGACGGCTAATCCTGAGAGATTCACGGGGTACGGGGGTGAACAATCTTCTCAAATATGGTCGGCTATATATAAGGAGAATTGCTTCACATTGGGAGAAAGAGGCCTTTGTTTGGCCAAGGACGTATTTTATAGATTAGTCTCTGGTTTACATGCCTCGATTGCTGCACATCTGTCGAATGATTATATGAACACTGTGACTGGGAAATGGGGTCCTAATTTGGAGCTATTTATGACGAGAGTCGGTAACTTTCCAGAACGTGTATCGAACATTTACTTTAACTTTGCTGTGGTTGCCAAGGCATTGTGGAAGATACAGCCATACCTTGAACACATAGATTCCTGTACTGCGTACGATAACGGTGTGAAATCCATGATCAATAATGTGGTATCCCAGCTGCACAGCAGCATTTTCAACGAGGACCTACTATTCCAAGATGATTTTAGTTCCATAATGAAGGACGATTTTAGAACACGCTTCAAGAATGTAACGAAGATCATGGACTGCGTTCATTGCGACAGATGTAGGATGTGGGGGAAGGTGCAGACCACAGGTTATGCCACTAGTTTGAAAATACTGTTTGAGATTGATTcaaatgatgaagaaaggAAGCAGCATGTCGTAGATAAATTGACGAAATACGAGGTAATTGCGTTGTTTAATACATTTGATAGAATCTCAAAATCTGTGGCTTTCATTGCtaactttgaaaaaatgTACAACGAAAGGTTACACACCGGAAATAACGAGTCAGTCCCTTTATTCCAAACTgataatttctttgaaCTATTAGATTCACAACGAAACCTATTGGTGCCCCCTGAAATTTCTTTACAGGATACCAACGCACCACCACCGTCTGCACAGTCATTGTCGGATGATGAGGAACTGAATAAATTCGTAGACATAAAACTCCCACCTAAGTCGGTCAAAAATAGAAACGGGGCACACAAAGCCAAAGGAAAATGGAGAACTGCATGGGAAGTCGAGATTGGCAACATTAAAGAGGCATTGAGATTTATTTGGAAGAGTTATGTAAACTTTCCAAGGAACATATGCAAGATAATCCTCGTGAACATGAACAGGTGGTTTAACAAGTTCATCGGTGTTACCAATTACTTGGATGAGACTGAGCACACTTATATATACTTCTAG
- the TAF13 gene encoding Taf13p (similar to Ashbya gossypii ADL347C) codes for MSRKLKKTNLFSKDIASLLYAYGDSPQPLPETVQCVDELVVGYLTDICTSAYKCAQTVHRTKIKVEDFRFVLRNDAVKLGRAEELIAINKVIVDARKQFDNSEGKSLKRVNNKEEDLDDIPEEDGEDLSDIISMRNPVSQGIVTKKGKKAKKRKTSGKT; via the coding sequence ATGTCGAGgaaattaaagaagacCAATTTGTTTAGCAAAGATATTGCTTCGCTGTTATATGCATATGGAGATAGCCCGCAGCCTCTTCCGGAGACTGTGCAGTGTGTGGATGAGCTAGTGGTGGGTTATCTGACGGACATCTGCACGAGTGCTTACAAATGCGCTCAAACGGTGCATAGGACGAAGATTAAGGTTGAAGATTTTAGGTTTGTGTTACGAAATGATGCAGTGAAGTTGGGGCGGGCAGAGGAGCTGATAGCGATCAATAAGGTGATTGTGGACGCTAGAAAGCAGTTTGATAATTCAGAGGGGAAGTCTTTGAAGCGTGTGAATAACAAGGAAGAGGATCTAGATGATATTCCGGAGGAAGACGGGGAGGATCTTAGTGATATTATCAGCATGCGGAATCCTGTTTCGCAGGGCATCGTTACGAAGAAGGGGAAGAAGGcaaagaagagaaagacGTCAGGCAAAACATGA
- a CDS encoding putative asparagine synthase (similar to Ashbya gossypii ADL350C), which yields MCGILLHYHPHLNGDIDDEYAEFDESALYNKKLSCNNSSAKFNKMIPYIVDRGPNFASVRTSKAHGITWFSSVLSLRRPLCKQSIKVHDRYILQYNGELYNDDISHNDSQYIAGLLEKLPVDVVLRRLYGEFAYSIYNTKTKCIYFGRDSVGKRSLSYHQDNETGELFITSVSGKLEGFKACDAGIIYVYDTVRRTLYNDMRLREYYQVSGTHDTDVELLQSNVDLLYNKLYDSINKRLTTIEPLHEENKTHVSVLFSGGLDCSVIAALICEQWKVNSDAVLELLNVAFENPRTGMKPSEAPDRILSKRSVKILRKLYPQTKIKLVEVDVSYDDYLKHKPVVIDLMYPKDTEMDLSIAIAFYFASKGHGSLQEGDKTISYQRRSLVLFSGLGADELYGGYHKFNNKSPELLIKELTKQINNIYDRNLDRDDKCMACNGIEIRYPFLDEEVINLSTSLPINYKTNKNILRLLATNKLQLMDIGEEPKRAIQFGAKSAKMTKESSSKKGTSVITP from the coding sequence ATGTGTGGTATACTccttcattatcatccaCATCTAAACGGTGACATTGATGACGAGTATGCTGAATTTGACGAATCAGCTTTATATAACAAGAAGTTGTCATGTAATAATTCATCAGCgaaatttaataaaatgaTTCCATATATTGTGGATCGAGGACCAAATTTTGCTTCAGTTAGGACATCTAAAGCGCATGGAATCACTTGGTTTTCTTCAGTGCTGTCATTGAGAAGGCCACTTTGCAAGCAGAGCATTAAAGTGCATGATAGGtatattcttcaatacAACGGTGAGCTTTacaatgatgatatatCTCACAATGACTCCCAATATATTGCTGGCCTGCTTGAAAAATTGCCAGTAGATGTGGTATTGCGGCGGTTATATGGTGAATTTGCGTATTCAATTTACAATACAAAGACCAAGTGCATATATTTTGGGAGAGATAGCGTTGGAAAACGCAGCTTGAGCTATCACCAGGACAATGAAACGGGCGAGTTGTTTATCACAAGTGTTAGTGGTAAATTGGAAGGGTTTAAAGCTTGCGATGCAGGGATAATATACGTGTATGATACCGTGAGAAGGACATTGTACAATGATATGCGTCTTAGAGAATACTATCAAGTCTCCGGGACACACGATACTGATGTTGAACTTCTTCAATCCAATGTTGATCTTTTGTACAACAAATTATACGATTCTATCAACAAACGATTAACAACCATTGAACCACTTCATGAAGAAAATAAGACTCACGTTAGTGTTCTATTTTCGGGTGGCTTAGATTGTTCAGTAATTGCTGCTTTAATTTGTGAGCAGTGGAAAGTCAATAGTGATGCAGTGTTGGAATTACTAAATGTGGCATTTGAGAACCCAAGAACTGGTATGAAACCCTCCGAGGCACCAGATAGAATCTTGTCCAAGAGATCTGTCAAAATACTGCGCAAACTTTACCCGCAGACTAAGATTAAACTTGTGGAGGTAGATGTATCCTACgatgattatttgaaacacAAACCTGTAGTAATTGATTTGATGTACCCAAAGGATACAGAAATGGACTTATCTATAGCCATAGCCTTTTACTTTGCTTCCAAAGGCCATGGTAGTTTACAGGAGGGTGATAAGACGATTTCATATCAAAGACGTAGCTTAGTTCTTTTCAGCGGTCTTGGCGCAGACGAATTATATGGTGGCTACCATAAATTTAACAACAAAAGTCCGGAGTTATTGATAAAAGAATTAACCAAGCAaatcaacaatatatatgatagAAATTTGGATAGAGATGACAAGTGTATGGCTTGCAATGGTATTGAAATTCGTTATCCCTTCCTGGACGAAGAAGTAATTAACTTATCAACATCCTTACCCATTAATTACAAgacaaacaaaaatattctcAGGCTGTTAGCCACCAATAAGCTTCAATTGATGGATATCGGTGAAGAACCCAAAAGAGCTATCCAGTTTGGCGCAAAAAGTGCCAAAATGACAAAGGAGAGCAGCAGTAAGAAGGGTACTAGTGTTATAACGCCATAG